From the Desulfovibrio sp. JY genome, one window contains:
- a CDS encoding FapA family protein, translated as MPYRLKYYFDPDYEHRRLRPRSRDDGSVDQYDLGYVQNVVVEQVLAEWEELGPDVSPEAGDVVADQPAFSHGEGCRVDPENPRRLVASVNGHVACSDGKITVHDTLSVGHDIDFHTGNIVAIGDVLVGGSIRSGFLVMGRNVTVRGPVEAARVQAMGNLSCQSGIMGGGKASLRAGKSLRAKFCENAALHAACNILIEGASMHCRLFAGEKLAVKGRLVGGEAYCGDAVYVGEQLGGGGQSQTRLLVGYDPERIHKDQRLKARVQEARMEIEACRIEMQRGSERAEACAAELSHYEKLLAACKAQLWQLWSSPDALRRFADCRVIVPGRVGANVEINIGEAFLTVPEDTRDVVFRYQDGEVVMEYPALRK; from the coding sequence ATGCCGTATCGCCTCAAGTACTATTTCGATCCGGACTACGAACACCGTAGGCTGCGTCCCAGGAGCCGCGACGACGGTTCCGTGGACCAGTACGACCTGGGCTACGTGCAAAACGTGGTGGTCGAACAGGTCCTGGCCGAATGGGAGGAACTCGGGCCGGACGTCTCGCCCGAGGCCGGCGACGTGGTGGCGGACCAGCCCGCCTTTTCCCACGGCGAGGGCTGCCGGGTGGACCCGGAAAACCCCAGGCGGCTCGTCGCGTCGGTCAATGGCCACGTGGCCTGTTCCGACGGCAAGATCACGGTCCACGACACGCTTTCGGTCGGCCACGACATCGACTTCCACACCGGCAACATCGTGGCCATCGGCGACGTGCTGGTCGGCGGCTCCATCCGGTCCGGCTTTCTGGTCATGGGACGTAACGTGACCGTGCGCGGCCCGGTGGAAGCGGCCCGGGTCCAGGCCATGGGCAACCTCTCCTGCCAATCCGGCATCATGGGCGGCGGCAAGGCCTCGCTGCGAGCCGGCAAGAGCCTGCGGGCCAAATTCTGCGAAAACGCGGCGCTCCATGCCGCTTGCAACATCCTCATCGAGGGCGCGAGCATGCATTGCCGGCTGTTCGCCGGGGAAAAGCTGGCCGTGAAGGGCCGGCTGGTCGGCGGCGAGGCCTATTGCGGCGATGCGGTCTACGTGGGCGAACAGCTTGGCGGCGGCGGCCAGAGCCAGACGCGGCTGCTCGTGGGCTACGATCCCGAGCGCATCCACAAGGACCAGCGCCTCAAGGCCCGGGTGCAGGAGGCGCGCATGGAGATCGAGGCCTGCCGCATCGAGATGCAGCGGGGCAGCGAACGGGCCGAGGCCTGCGCCGCGGAGCTTTCCCACTACGAGAAGCTCTTGGCGGCCTGCAAGGCCCAACTCTGGCAGTTGTGGTCGAGCCCCGACGCCTTGCGCCGGTTCGCCGACTGCCGGGTGATCGTGCCGGGGCGCGTCGGAGCCAATGTCGAGATCAACATCGGCGAAGCGTTTCTGACCGTGCCCGAGGACACCCGCGACGTGGTGTTCCGCTACCAGGACGGCGAGGTCGTCATGGAGTATCCGGCGTTGCGCAAGTAA
- a CDS encoding vitamin B12-dependent ribonucleotide reductase — protein sequence MTTLPMPADLPEAAVNPNAQVVLAKRYLQKGPDGTPMEDARGLFWRVASAIAAVEANYEKSPFTPEALARKFYDLMAGMRFLPNSPTLMNAGAPLGQLAACFVLPVGDSMEEIFDAVKFAALIHKSGGGTGFSFSRLRPKKSRVGSTGGVASGPVSFMRIFNTATEQVKQGGTRRGANMGILRIDHPDILEFITCKERENELQNFNISVALTERFMQAVEKGEDYDLIDPRDKSVAGKQSAAEVFSLLVRKAWESGDPGIVFIDRINRDNPTPALGEIESTNPCGEQPLLPYEACNLGSINLSVFFDPEAEDGIDWKGLTETIHLAVRFLDNVIDASRYPLDQITEMVHANRKIGLGLMGFADLLYLLHVPYDSIEALSLAEKVMETILAEARSASKSLAAERGPFPAYAESVFGKRNLGPYRNATTTTIAPTGTLSIIAGCSSGIEPLFALAFSRNVMDGEKLVEANPHFVAAMKEAGAYSDSLMEEVTRKGSIAHIGMLPEELRDVFVTAMDIEPVWHLKMQAAFQKYTDNAVSKTVNLPGKATKEDIREIYWLAYELGCKGVTVYRDGCKAGQVLCTGDGSQAETAKPQSKVRVRPDIVFGFTQKVKTGLGELYLTVNEVDGKPFEVFATIGKSGRSVTAKAEAIGRLVSLALRSGVDVADIVGQLKGIGGENPVFQKKGLLLSIPDAVSWVLENRYLQGAHIHDDTGNLMNPTCPDCGGELTFEEGCHVCKACGYTKCG from the coding sequence ATGACAACCCTGCCCATGCCCGCCGATCTGCCCGAAGCCGCCGTCAATCCCAACGCCCAGGTGGTCCTGGCCAAGCGCTACCTGCAAAAAGGCCCCGACGGCACGCCCATGGAGGACGCCCGGGGCCTTTTCTGGCGCGTGGCCTCGGCCATAGCCGCCGTGGAGGCGAACTACGAAAAGTCGCCGTTCACCCCCGAGGCCCTGGCCCGTAAATTCTACGACCTCATGGCCGGGATGCGCTTTCTGCCCAATTCCCCGACGCTCATGAACGCCGGCGCGCCGCTCGGGCAGCTCGCCGCCTGCTTCGTGCTGCCGGTCGGCGACTCCATGGAGGAAATCTTCGACGCCGTGAAATTCGCGGCGCTCATCCATAAATCCGGCGGCGGCACGGGCTTTTCCTTCTCCAGGCTGCGCCCGAAAAAAAGCCGCGTCGGCTCGACCGGCGGCGTGGCCTCGGGCCCGGTCTCGTTCATGCGCATCTTCAATACCGCAACCGAGCAGGTCAAACAGGGCGGCACGAGGCGCGGGGCCAACATGGGCATACTACGCATCGACCACCCGGACATCCTGGAATTTATCACCTGCAAGGAGCGCGAAAACGAGCTCCAGAATTTCAACATCTCCGTGGCCCTGACCGAACGCTTCATGCAGGCCGTGGAAAAGGGCGAGGACTATGACCTGATCGATCCCCGCGACAAGAGCGTGGCCGGCAAACAGAGCGCGGCCGAGGTCTTTTCCCTGCTCGTGCGCAAGGCCTGGGAATCCGGCGATCCCGGCATCGTCTTCATCGACCGCATCAACCGCGACAACCCCACCCCGGCCCTGGGCGAGATCGAGTCGACCAATCCCTGCGGCGAACAGCCGCTTTTGCCCTACGAGGCCTGCAACCTCGGCTCCATCAACCTCTCCGTCTTTTTCGACCCCGAGGCCGAGGACGGCATCGACTGGAAAGGGCTGACCGAGACCATACACCTGGCCGTGCGCTTTCTCGACAACGTTATAGACGCCTCGCGCTATCCCCTGGACCAGATCACCGAGATGGTCCACGCCAACCGCAAGATCGGGCTCGGCCTCATGGGATTCGCCGACCTGCTCTACCTGCTGCATGTCCCCTACGACAGCATCGAGGCCCTGTCCCTGGCCGAGAAGGTCATGGAGACGATCCTGGCCGAGGCCCGTTCCGCCTCCAAGAGCCTGGCCGCCGAACGCGGCCCCTTCCCGGCCTATGCCGAGTCCGTCTTCGGCAAGCGCAACCTCGGCCCCTACCGCAACGCCACCACCACCACCATCGCCCCGACCGGCACCCTGTCCATCATCGCCGGCTGCTCGTCGGGCATCGAGCCGCTTTTCGCCCTGGCCTTTTCCCGCAACGTCATGGACGGCGAAAAGCTCGTGGAGGCCAACCCCCATTTCGTGGCCGCCATGAAGGAAGCCGGGGCCTATTCCGACAGCCTCATGGAAGAGGTCACCCGCAAGGGCTCCATCGCCCATATCGGCATGCTGCCCGAGGAGCTGCGCGACGTCTTCGTCACGGCCATGGACATCGAGCCGGTCTGGCACCTCAAGATGCAGGCGGCCTTCCAGAAATATACCGACAACGCCGTGTCCAAGACCGTCAACCTGCCCGGCAAGGCGACCAAGGAAGATATCCGGGAAATCTACTGGCTGGCCTACGAGCTGGGCTGCAAGGGCGTGACCGTCTACCGCGACGGCTGCAAGGCGGGCCAGGTGCTGTGCACGGGCGACGGTAGCCAGGCCGAGACGGCCAAGCCCCAAAGCAAGGTGCGCGTGCGTCCGGATATCGTCTTCGGCTTCACCCAGAAGGTCAAAACCGGGCTCGGCGAACTCTACCTCACCGTCAACGAGGTCGACGGCAAGCCCTTCGAGGTCTTCGCCACCATCGGCAAGTCCGGCCGCTCGGTGACGGCCAAGGCCGAGGCCATCGGCCGGCTGGTGTCCCTGGCCCTGCGATCGGGCGTGGACGTGGCCGATATCGTGGGCCAGCTCAAGGGCATCGGCGGCGAGAATCCGGTCTTCCAGAAAAAGGGCCTGCTGCTCTCCATCCCGGATGCCGTGTCTTGGGTGCTGGAAAACCGCTACCTGCAAGGCGCGCATATCCACGACGACACCGGCAACCTGATGAACCCCACCTGCCCGGACTGCGGCGGCGAGCTGACCTTCGAGGAAGGCTGCCACGTCTGCAAGGCCTGCGGCTATACCAAGTGCGGATGA
- a CDS encoding putative rhamnosyl transferase, translating to MSFKHCIITRFNVHINPTPYDFRLSDVWLAERFELFSTFCLPSVAGQECQDFTWLVLFDEQTPAKFKRIVASLQKYKNFVPLFCNDFPSIMPRVRHYITETLAEYEYCLTTRLDNDDALSNRFVAVLHNVVNTMLAAKDPPPPELYINFPNGLQFNRGALYDFFDLTNAFVSLLERNKPPHTVFWVDHPAIYEVAPVAQIETRPLFLQTVHGGNVYNYIRGELLENKEILAEFNLGL from the coding sequence ATGAGCTTCAAGCACTGCATCATCACCCGTTTCAATGTCCATATCAATCCGACGCCCTATGATTTCCGTTTGAGCGACGTCTGGCTCGCCGAACGCTTCGAGCTCTTCAGCACGTTTTGTCTTCCTTCCGTCGCCGGGCAGGAATGCCAGGACTTCACCTGGCTTGTCCTGTTCGACGAGCAGACGCCGGCGAAGTTCAAGCGTATTGTCGCCTCACTGCAAAAATACAAGAATTTCGTGCCGCTCTTTTGCAACGATTTCCCGTCGATCATGCCCCGGGTGCGTCATTATATCACGGAGACACTTGCGGAATATGAATACTGCCTGACCACCAGGCTGGACAACGACGACGCCTTGTCCAACAGATTCGTCGCCGTTCTCCACAACGTCGTCAATACCATGCTGGCCGCGAAAGATCCGCCGCCGCCCGAGCTGTACATCAATTTCCCCAACGGGCTCCAGTTCAACCGTGGCGCCCTCTATGATTTTTTCGACCTGACCAACGCCTTCGTCAGTCTGCTTGAGCGCAACAAGCCGCCGCACACCGTGTTCTGGGTCGACCACCCGGCCATATACGAGGTGGCTCCAGTGGCCCAGATAGAAACCAGGCCGCTTTTTTTGCAAACCGTGCATGGAGGCAACGTCTATAACTATATTCGCGGCGAGTTGCTGGAAAACAAGGAGATTCTCGCCGAATTCAATCTCGGGCTGTAA
- a CDS encoding ribonucleoside triphosphate reductase, with product MPKQIRKRDGCLETWSTHRIAQAILKALKASGIQDPLLSTRLAHKVEAKLEGVDVPEQEAVQDAVEQVLMESRLFGVARRYIVYREKRRELREQKAAFLDIADVIDNYISKTDWRVAENANMTHSFQGLMLHLSGTVQARYALGKYPQEAREAHDHGYFHIHDLSFGLAGYCAGWSLRDLLLEGFNLPGRSCAGPAKHFDAALGQMVNFLGTLQNEWAGAQAFNNVDTYLAPFIREDGLSYREVRQAMQKFVFNLNTTSRWGGQSPFTNLTFDLAPPKHLAKEAVIVGGEMRDAVYGDFRPEMEMINRAFLEVMAEGDYHGRIFSFPIPTYNITADFPWDSEIGTLLLELTAKYGAPYFQNFINSDLSPEDVRSMCCRLQMDLRQLRNKVGGLFGAGDLTGSVGVVTLNLPKLAFLAQGEEDFLDLVQEYAELARDALEFKRKMISDNLERGLFPWTRRYLKNGFKGHFSTIGLVGGHEACLNLLGKGIETDAGLRMMTRVLNHLRQLTSRFQEETGNLYNLEATPAEGTSYRLAKIDKALYADIKASGNGTPYYTNSTTLPVGLSRDVFYALEHQNKLQPLYTGGTVFHTYLGEAVADTEALKSFIIKAFTMTKIPYLSITPTFSVCKTHGYIKGEHFECPECGAPSEVFTRIVGYYRPVSMWNKGKQAEYAERLTYGEVC from the coding sequence ATGCCCAAGCAGATTCGAAAGCGCGACGGATGTCTGGAAACGTGGTCGACCCATCGCATCGCCCAGGCGATTTTAAAAGCCCTCAAGGCCAGCGGCATCCAGGACCCGCTGCTGTCCACGCGGCTTGCCCATAAGGTCGAGGCCAAGCTCGAGGGCGTCGACGTTCCCGAGCAGGAGGCCGTGCAGGACGCGGTGGAGCAGGTGCTCATGGAGTCGCGGCTTTTCGGTGTGGCCCGCCGCTACATCGTGTACCGCGAAAAGCGCCGGGAGCTGCGCGAACAAAAGGCCGCCTTTCTCGACATCGCCGACGTCATCGACAACTACATTTCCAAGACCGACTGGCGGGTGGCGGAAAACGCCAACATGACGCACTCCTTCCAGGGGCTCATGCTGCACCTTTCCGGCACGGTCCAGGCCCGCTACGCCCTGGGCAAGTATCCCCAGGAAGCGCGCGAGGCCCACGACCACGGCTATTTCCACATCCACGACCTGTCGTTCGGGTTGGCCGGCTACTGCGCCGGCTGGAGCCTGCGCGACCTGCTGCTGGAGGGCTTCAACCTGCCCGGGCGCTCCTGCGCCGGTCCGGCCAAGCATTTCGACGCGGCGCTGGGCCAGATGGTCAATTTTCTGGGCACGCTGCAAAACGAGTGGGCCGGGGCCCAGGCGTTTAATAACGTCGACACCTACCTCGCCCCGTTTATCCGCGAGGACGGCCTTTCCTACCGCGAAGTGCGCCAGGCCATGCAGAAGTTCGTCTTCAACCTCAACACCACCTCGCGCTGGGGCGGGCAGAGCCCTTTCACCAACCTGACCTTCGACCTGGCCCCGCCCAAGCATCTGGCCAAGGAGGCGGTCATCGTCGGCGGCGAGATGCGCGACGCCGTCTACGGCGATTTCCGGCCGGAAATGGAGATGATCAACCGGGCCTTTCTGGAGGTCATGGCCGAGGGCGACTACCACGGCCGGATTTTCTCGTTTCCCATCCCGACCTACAACATCACGGCCGATTTCCCCTGGGATTCCGAGATCGGCACCCTGCTTCTGGAACTGACGGCCAAGTATGGCGCGCCCTATTTCCAGAACTTTATCAATTCCGACCTGTCGCCCGAGGACGTGCGTTCCATGTGCTGCCGGTTGCAGATGGACCTGCGCCAGTTGCGCAACAAGGTGGGCGGGCTTTTCGGGGCCGGCGACCTGACCGGGTCTGTCGGCGTGGTGACGCTCAATCTCCCCAAGCTGGCTTTCCTGGCCCAGGGCGAGGAGGATTTCCTGGACCTCGTGCAGGAGTATGCCGAGCTGGCCAGGGACGCGCTGGAATTCAAGCGCAAGATGATCAGCGACAACCTGGAGCGCGGGCTTTTCCCCTGGACGCGGCGTTACCTCAAAAACGGCTTCAAGGGCCATTTTTCCACCATCGGGCTGGTGGGCGGCCACGAGGCCTGCCTGAACCTGCTCGGCAAGGGCATCGAGACGGACGCCGGCCTGCGCATGATGACCCGGGTGCTGAACCACCTGCGCCAGCTGACGTCGCGGTTTCAGGAAGAGACCGGGAACCTCTACAACCTCGAGGCCACCCCGGCCGAGGGCACGAGCTATCGCCTGGCCAAGATCGACAAGGCGCTTTACGCTGACATCAAGGCCTCGGGCAACGGCACGCCGTATTACACCAATTCGACGACACTGCCCGTCGGGCTCTCTCGCGACGTCTTCTACGCCCTGGAGCACCAGAACAAGCTCCAGCCGCTCTATACCGGCGGCACGGTGTTCCACACCTACCTAGGCGAGGCCGTGGCCGACACCGAGGCGCTCAAGTCCTTTATTATCAAGGCGTTCACCATGACCAAGATTCCGTACCTGTCGATCACGCCCACGTTTTCGGTGTGCAAGACCCACGGGTACATCAAGGGCGAGCATTTCGAGTGTCCGGAATGCGGCGCGCCGTCGGAAGTGTTCACGCGCATCGTGGGCTACTACCGGCCGGTGTCCATGTGGAACAAGGGCAAACAGGCGGAATACGCCGAGCGGCTGACCTATGGGGAGGTCTGCTGA